In one window of bacterium DNA:
- a CDS encoding ATP-binding cassette domain-containing protein → MIALTNITKEYPGKVLFKDVSLRIGDHERIAIVGPNGAGKSTLMKIITGDLEADSGDIAQSRANSVGYLPQDGVLHSGRTLMEEASTAFDDIIALHTRVDELSAELNRLSDAGASEEQLQRRVEELGEIQHVLEHREGYSIETRVAQVLSGLGFYEKDFHRSTEEFSGGWQMRIALAKLLLREPTILLLDEPTNHLDLEALQWLEEYLLGYEYSIVLISHDRRFLDTLSKRTVEVSMGDITEYSGNYSYFLDQKALRMEQLRAAHANQQQEIRQTQQFIERFRYKNTKARQVQSRVKKLEKMERIELEDEEGSISFDFPDPPQPGRMLMELEGIGKSFGELELFTDMDFTIERGDRIAFLGVNGTGKSTLARIIAGIEPFQEGERRPGHNVVISYYAQNQAEELIPQKTVFQTIDDVAVGEVRKNLRSLLGCFMFSGDDVDKLVSVLSGGEKSRLALSKMLLTPSNLLILDEPTNHLDMRSKAVLQDALSRFQGSFIIVSHDRDFLEPLVNKCVDFHDGKARITLGTVSDYLRKRAEELDEDSAQRDAAGKSILRRQTQHHDRERKREEADRRQARYKKIKPLKNRLDRLERQVGELEQEKADTEAALADEATYRDEEKARQLTQKYREVSTALDDAFGEWEQLQAEIDAIDADFDPS, encoded by the coding sequence ATGATAGCGCTGACAAATATCACCAAGGAATATCCGGGAAAAGTTCTGTTCAAGGACGTCTCGCTGCGTATCGGCGACCATGAGCGCATCGCCATCGTGGGTCCGAACGGTGCGGGGAAATCCACGCTGATGAAAATCATCACCGGTGACCTCGAAGCGGACAGCGGTGATATTGCACAGTCGCGCGCGAATTCCGTCGGCTATCTCCCGCAGGATGGCGTGCTGCACAGTGGCAGAACATTGATGGAAGAAGCCTCCACGGCCTTCGACGACATCATTGCCCTGCATACGCGTGTCGACGAGCTGAGTGCGGAGCTCAACCGTCTCTCCGATGCCGGCGCCAGCGAAGAGCAGCTTCAGCGGCGCGTGGAGGAACTCGGTGAAATACAGCACGTGCTCGAGCATCGCGAAGGCTACAGCATTGAAACGCGCGTTGCGCAGGTACTTTCCGGACTCGGTTTTTACGAGAAGGACTTCCACCGCTCTACCGAAGAATTCAGTGGAGGCTGGCAGATGCGCATTGCGCTGGCGAAGCTGCTGCTGCGTGAACCGACAATCCTCCTGCTCGATGAGCCGACCAACCACCTCGATCTCGAGGCCCTGCAGTGGCTGGAAGAATATCTGCTCGGCTATGAATACAGCATCGTGCTGATTTCCCATGATCGCCGCTTTCTCGATACGCTCTCGAAGCGCACAGTTGAAGTGAGTATGGGCGATATCACCGAGTATTCCGGAAATTACAGCTACTTCCTCGATCAGAAAGCCCTGCGCATGGAGCAGCTGCGCGCGGCGCATGCGAATCAGCAGCAGGAAATCCGTCAGACGCAGCAGTTCATCGAGCGCTTCCGTTACAAGAACACCAAGGCGCGGCAGGTGCAGAGCCGGGTGAAAAAACTCGAGAAAATGGAGCGCATCGAGCTTGAGGACGAGGAGGGGAGCATCAGTTTCGATTTCCCGGATCCGCCTCAGCCGGGACGCATGCTCATGGAGCTCGAGGGCATCGGAAAATCTTTCGGCGAACTCGAGCTGTTCACGGACATGGATTTTACAATCGAGCGCGGCGACCGCATCGCCTTCCTCGGCGTGAACGGCACGGGCAAATCCACTCTCGCGCGCATCATCGCCGGCATCGAGCCCTTCCAGGAAGGGGAACGTCGTCCGGGACACAATGTCGTCATCAGCTACTACGCCCAGAACCAGGCCGAGGAGCTGATCCCGCAGAAAACCGTGTTTCAGACAATCGACGACGTCGCCGTGGGGGAAGTGCGAAAAAATCTGCGTTCCCTGCTCGGCTGCTTCATGTTCTCGGGCGATGACGTCGACAAGCTGGTTTCCGTGCTCTCCGGCGGAGAAAAAAGCCGTCTCGCGCTCTCGAAAATGCTGCTGACGCCCTCGAACCTGCTCATTCTCGATGAGCCGACCAACCATCTCGACATGCGCAGCAAGGCCGTGCTGCAGGATGCCCTTTCCCGCTTCCAGGGGAGCTTCATCATTGTCTCGCATGACAGGGATTTCCTCGAGCCCCTGGTGAACAAATGCGTGGATTTCCATGATGGCAAGGCGCGCATCACCCTGGGCACGGTCAGCGATTACCTCCGCAAACGGGCCGAAGAACTGGACGAGGACAGTGCGCAGCGCGACGCCGCGGGAAAAAGCATTCTCCGGCGGCAGACGCAGCATCATGACCGCGAGCGAAAGCGGGAAGAGGCCGACCGGCGGCAGGCCCGTTACAAGAAAATCAAACCACTGAAAAACCGTCTCGACCGCCTGGAGAGACAGGTCGGAGAGCTGGAGCAGGAGAAGGCGGATACGGAGGCGGCGCTGGCGGACGAAGCGACGTACAGGGACGAAGAAAAGGCCCGCCAGCTCACGCAGAAATACCGGGAAGTTTCCACTGCGCTGGATGACGCTTTCGGGGAATGGGAGCAGCTGCAGGCGGAAATCGACGCGATTGATGCGGATTTCGACCCGTCTTGA
- a CDS encoding RNA polymerase sigma factor codes for MLNDVSQTDTQDLVLQQRIREGNNAAFADLYNRHKHGVYLFCTRFLGERPLAEDIFQEVFVNLLEKIREGLEITNVRAYLLRSARNRCYNSIRDRKYAKDIDDMHDMLGGGAEADPDDHEELHAALRQLPEDNREALLLCEFEGYSYEEIAELTEVPVTTVRKRIFRARRKLRELLSPGTTRM; via the coding sequence GTGCTGAACGATGTGAGCCAGACCGATACGCAGGATCTCGTTCTGCAGCAGCGAATCCGGGAGGGAAACAATGCTGCATTCGCAGATCTGTACAACCGTCATAAACACGGTGTGTACCTGTTCTGCACGCGATTCCTCGGTGAGCGTCCCCTGGCGGAAGACATATTCCAGGAAGTGTTCGTCAACCTCCTGGAGAAAATCCGCGAAGGACTGGAAATCACCAATGTCCGCGCCTACCTGCTCCGTTCTGCGCGAAATCGATGCTACAACAGCATTCGCGATCGCAAGTACGCGAAAGACATCGATGACATGCATGACATGCTCGGCGGCGGCGCAGAAGCGGATCCGGACGATCACGAAGAACTGCATGCCGCGCTCCGGCAGCTGCCGGAAGACAACCGCGAAGCACTCCTGCTCTGCGAATTCGAAGGTTACAGTTACGAGGAAATCGCAGAGTTGACGGAAGTACCGGTCACAACCGTACGCAAACGCATTTTCCGGGCACGCCGGAAATTGCGTGAACTGCTCTCTCCAGGCACGACACGGATGTAA
- a CDS encoding VWA domain-containing protein has protein sequence MKRRNIISSLLFGMLLCMLLFPQHAVAQPRLDLRLLKPNTPDYYYYQLYFAAYCGDSVIYDLDKGQLILEEDIGLIDTSRYTIDRPASPDRNSCYELAMVFDNSNAISPADLTEIASASAGIIDSMNRDCQRSAVLTFADHPTLLSFLTSEREQAKAALDGMTPGGSRALYDGIYTGVSELRTNGIMNVRIVLVLTTGGDQGSTTDQLKLLQHARGRDIRIFIVELGSTPHRDELEFIARETGGLYYHVTSVDELGQLYATFPGFFRREFDEHRIVRRTANTDMKNLLIRLRLEACQDSVWAERLFHDYRADTVISAIPPLTQRSFTLGQSWPNPVSASGGALQIRFEVLASQSRTLSLLLYNGLGQQVATLMPPQLRSPGAHTIQWRPSGLPPGVYYYRLTGGKDILTGKMTVIP, from the coding sequence ATGAAACGCAGAAATATCATATCGTCCCTGCTCTTCGGCATGCTGCTGTGCATGCTGCTGTTCCCCCAGCACGCCGTTGCGCAGCCCAGGCTCGACCTGCGCCTGCTGAAACCGAATACGCCGGACTACTATTACTACCAGCTTTATTTCGCCGCGTACTGTGGTGACAGCGTGATTTATGATCTCGACAAAGGGCAGCTCATACTTGAGGAGGACATTGGACTGATCGATACCAGCAGGTACACCATCGACCGCCCGGCCTCACCCGACCGGAATTCCTGCTACGAACTCGCCATGGTCTTCGACAACAGTAATGCCATCAGTCCGGCAGATCTCACCGAGATTGCATCAGCATCCGCCGGTATCATCGACTCGATGAACAGGGACTGTCAGCGCAGCGCGGTCCTCACCTTCGCTGACCATCCGACCTTGCTTTCCTTTCTCACCAGCGAGCGAGAGCAGGCGAAAGCAGCGCTGGATGGAATGACTCCCGGAGGCAGCCGCGCATTGTACGATGGGATTTACACCGGCGTCAGTGAGCTGCGGACGAACGGAATCATGAATGTACGCATCGTGCTCGTACTCACCACCGGCGGGGATCAGGGCAGTACCACCGATCAGCTCAAACTGCTCCAACATGCGAGGGGACGCGACATTCGTATTTTCATCGTCGAACTCGGATCCACCCCCCACCGGGACGAACTGGAATTCATCGCCAGGGAAACCGGGGGTCTGTACTATCACGTCACGTCGGTGGATGAACTCGGGCAGCTCTATGCGACATTTCCCGGTTTCTTCCGGCGCGAGTTTGACGAGCACCGTATCGTCAGGCGTACGGCGAATACGGACATGAAAAATCTCCTCATCCGGCTGCGGCTCGAGGCCTGCCAGGACAGCGTCTGGGCCGAGCGGCTTTTCCATGACTATCGCGCCGACACCGTGATCAGCGCCATACCGCCCCTCACCCAACGGTCGTTCACTCTCGGACAGAGCTGGCCGAATCCCGTGTCCGCCTCCGGAGGAGCACTGCAGATTCGTTTCGAGGTGCTTGCATCGCAATCACGGACGCTCTCGCTGCTGCTGTATAACGGACTGGGGCAGCAGGTCGCCACACTCATGCCACCACAGCTGCGTTCACCCGGCGCCCACACCATACAGTGGCGTCCCTCGGGACTCCCACCCGGTGTGTACTATTACCGCCTCACCGGCGGGAAAGACATTCTTACAGGAAAGATGACGGTCATACCCTGA